Below is a genomic region from Candidatus Omnitrophota bacterium.
CAGGGTCCAAGCTCTCGGAGATGGGATTGCTCAGGTAGATCACGCCCAAGTCAGCGTGGGTGGCTTCGGAGAGAATCTCCAACAGACGCTTGAGCAACGCATCCAAATCCTCCTGGCCGCCCAAGGCCCTCCCCGCCTCAAACAAGGCCACAATATGGCGGTTTGTCTGGCGCATTCGCGGCACAATGGCTTGCATCAGGGGCAAGATAAGCTTTCCGGCGGTAGCCGGGTGTTCACTGACCAGGTTCTGAAAAACTCCCCTGTCAATCTTCAGGAGTACAGCCCCTTCCACGGCACGCGCTGTGGCTGAACGCACCCCTGAATCAAAAAGTGCCATCTCTCCGAAAAAGTCCCCGTCGCTCAAGAGGAGTGTGGAAACTCTCTCGGTGGAAAAAAGGCTTTCATGCTCGATTTGGACATTCCCGGAAAGGACCACATAGAGACCATCAGGCGTATCGCCCTGCTGAAAGACCGCTTCACCGGAATTCAAGCTCTGCTCTATTGCAACGGAGGCGAGCAAGGCGAGGTCCTCGTCGGAGAGGTCGCAAAAGAGCGGAATTTTTTTGAGTCGGTCAACTTGCATCTATTCGCTCCTCCTAGTGACTCATCGCGGCCTTGGCCGCCTCAGCCGTAATAGCTCCGGACTCCAAATACTTTTCTACCGCAGCATCCATGGTCACCATGCCCATGGCGCGACCGGTCTGCAGGGCGCTGTAAATCTGGTGCGTCTTGCCCTCACGGATCAAATTGGCCACAGCCGGGGTCACAATCATGATCTCCCGCGCTGCCACGCGCCCTTTTCCGTCGGCTCTGGGGATGAGCTGCTGGCTCACCACACCGCGAAGCGTGCCCCCGAGCATAGCCCGGATCTGCTGCTGTTGGTAGGGAGGAAAAACATCGATCACACGATCCACAGTCTGAGGCGCATCCACGGTGTGCAGAGTGGCAAAAACCAGATGTCCGGTTTCTGCCAGGGTAATGGTCGATGCAATGGTTTCCAAGTCTCTCATCTCACCCACCAGGAGCACGTCCGGATCCTGGCGCAGGAAGTGTTTCAGGGCTTGGCCGAAGTTATTGGTGTGGGACTCGACCTCACGCTGGTTGACCACGGCCATTTTGTGTTCGTAAACAAATTCGATCGGGTCTTCAACAGTCATAATGTGGCAGTCCCGGCTCGAATTAATCGAGTCAATCATCGCAGCCAGAGTCGTGGACTTGCCGCTTCCGGTCGGCCCGGTCACAAGAACCAACCCGTTTCGGTGATGAGTCAGAGCCATCACCGATTCCGGCAGGTCAATATCCTTGGGCGTGGGAATGACAGACGGTATGAGACGCAGTGCCGCACCGATCCCGTTGTTGTCCATATAGATATTGACGCGGAACCGGCTCACACCCGGGACGGTGTAGGAAGAATCCATTTCCAGTTCCCGCTTGAAGGATTCGATTTGCTTTTCGGAAAGGAGGGAAAAAGCGAGCTGTTCACAAACTTCCGGCGTAAGAACCTCATAACCTTCCAGAGATTTCAGACCTCCGGACAATCGAAGAACAGGCGGCCGGCCCACAAACAGGTGCACATCCGATGCTCCCATCTGCGCGGCTTGAGTCAGAATCTTATCAATGTCCATGTCTCTCCCCTACGTAAGAGATTGCACCCCAGTCACATCCTAGATTCAGCCAAGAGCAGAGTCAAGAAAAGGCTTAGGGCGGAGTCTGTGATCCGAACTTCGGTTCGTGGTACGAGGTCTCAAACAAAAGCGGCGCCTCGCTGTAGCCCTTGAGACGGAATACGAACCAAACCGACTCGCCTCGCTCGCGCGTCACATTGTAGTTGACCTCCACAGTCCAGCAGTGCAAATCGCGCATTATACTGTACTCTTGCTCCACCAAATCATTGATTTCCTTTTTCCCGGATTCGATCCTCTTGAAGTCAAATCGCTGGTAGGCCCCGAGCCACCATTTCTCCCCCAAGGGGAAACTAATCTGGCTTGTCAGCTGTGTGTTCTGGTTCTTGACATAGCGGTGTCCTACCCCCAGATTCAATTTCCGGCTCTCGGTGGGCCGTGCCACCACATCCACATTGACCGTGTCCACATCCCGCGTATCCGTGTTATATCTGGCATCCGTTTCGAAGAGCAGCCAAGGATAGGGTTCGATCTCCAGGTCTGCAAAAAGATTCCCGAACTCACTCCCGTCCTCTTTAGCAAAAAAATATGGGATGGAAAGAACGAAACGCACCAAATCCACGTTGGTAAGTTGATCCTCTTCCTCCAAAGTGACCTCGAGCTCATCCTCTTGGGAATCCAGCCCGAAAGTGTTTGTCTCCTCCGACCGGCGCCGGTAAAAAACGGATTCCGGGCCCTCTTGAGGGGCATAGGCCTTACCCATAAACGGATCGAACTTGCGGCGGCGCTTGGTCTGGAGCTTGTTTTCCAATCTAAATGTCATGGTGTTGAGGCGGGCAAGACTGTCCACACCGTCGATCTGCTGGATCTTGCGTGGCAGTATAGTGGGGCTGTGCCTGTAACTGTAATCCACCGAGGGGGCAATCACATGGCGCAAGCGATTGATATCCAAGCCGTATTTATTGGTAGAGACGTCGAAAATCCGGAAGAACCGGGTACTTAAGTCCATGCCCGTGTCAAAGGCGCCCCGGACTTTCGTTTCATCCCCGCTAACATCCTTGCTGTACATAGTCTGCTGCACCCCGGCCCTGGGAGTGACTTGCAGCCAGCCGGCGAGTTTGGAGGAATAGCTAAGCTGCTGATGGGTATCCACACGAGCATGGTCCAAATCCAGATCGCTCGGACTCGCGTATTTGCGCGTCGCGCTGGTCGCACTGCTGTTGCTGGTCCAGTAGAACTGGCCGTGTCCCAGTTTGCCCGGCATCTGCACATTATCTCCGATAGGAAAATTGTTTAACCGGTGAGTGAATTCAGGCAAATATTCCACCTGGCTTTGAAACCGGTTCAAGCGTTTTTGGACCAAAAGACTGGTAGTCTGATTGGGCTTGTTGCTCACCCAAGACACATAAGAAAGCGGATCACTCTCCAACTCATACTCTTCGCGTTCATAATAGTCCCTGAGAAAGAGCGAATCGCTCTGCCTGTGAAACTCCACCGTCACTTCGCTGTCTTCGTCGATGTCCCACTGATGCCTTGCCTGAACGCGCCATCTCTCGTTTTCGGCGGAGTGGCCTTCGGGCCGGTCCGGGCGCCGCTCATAGAGATGATACAAACGGAATTTTCCGTCCCCGTAGTTCCCGGTCTGGTAGTAATGGTCGAAACCCTTACCCCAGCCGCGGTTCTCGAAGTAATCATTATTGATGTAGCCCTTGGATTGCTGGGTGAGTTCATAGCGGGTGGCGGTTTTCACAAAAGCGCCCCATTCCGAATCCTTGCCCGGGGCCACGCTGATTTTGGGCCGGTCATCGCGGAGCGAGTAATTCCACCAGGGCAAATAGACCACGGGGATACTGCCCAAGTACATGACTACGTTGCTCGCCCGCACCTGATCTCCGGAAAGGATCCAGAATTTCTTGGCCGCTATGCGGTAATGAGGCTCTGCCAGGCTGCAGGAGGTCAGATATCCGTTTTCGGCGAAGAGTTCATTGAGTGAGGTCTTGTCAATGGTATCGGCTTTGCCGTACCACCATACGGGGGCGGCCTCGGCTTTAAAACCAGCCTCCAGGAGAGTGCCCTTTTTTGTCCGGAAATTATAGTGGGCCAAGCGTCCTTCCAACACCTGGACATCTTGCCGGATCTTAACGCTGCCCTGGGCCAGGGCATCGCGCGAATCATTAAAAACGATCACACGGTCACAGGTGAGCACCACGTCTTCATAGGTGACACGGATATTGCCTTCCCCGATGACGCGGTTTTCCTGGGCCAGAAACTCAACCTGATCGCCTTCAACCACAACGGCATTCGCGGACTCCTCTTCAGCTTGTGCATCAAAACTGACCGGACAAGCACAGAGGAGAATAAACAGGGCTCTGAATGTTGCTGAAAGCAACCGGGTCCGGATCATCGGCGAGTCGCGGATCCTACCTGTGCCTTTGGGACCTTCTCCCAGTCCTTCAGGAATTTTTCCACACCAATTTCCGTCAAGGGATGTTTCACCAGGGCCTCCAAAACCTTCCAGGGAATGGTAGCCACATCCGCACCGGCTAACGCGCAATCCAGTACGTGCAAGGGATGGCGGATACTCGCAGCCAGAATCTGCGTATCAAAATCATAGTTGTCATAGATAATCCGGATCTGCTCGATGAGTTCCATCCCGTTTTGAGAGATATCATCCAAACGTCCGATAAAAGGACTGATGTATGTCGCCCCTGCCTTCGCAGCCAATAGGGCTTGGGTCGGACTAAAACAAAGCGTTACATTCACCGCAATCCCCTCGCCGGAGAGTTGCTTGGTAGCCTTCAAGCCTTCGGCGATCAAAGGAATCTTAACGACCACGTTTTTGTGAATCTTAGACAATTCCCGGCCTTCCTGAATCATGCCCCCGGCATCCAGACTCACGGCCTCCGCACTAATCGGACCATCGACAATCCCGCATATTTCCCGAAGAACCTCTCCGAAATCGCGGCCCTCCCTCGCCACCAAACTGGGATTGGTGGTCACGCCATCGACAATTCCCCAGTCCGCCCCCTTGCGGATCTCCTCCACATTGGCCGTGTCCAGAAAGATTTTCATTATTCCCCCTTGCTTCCGTCTCCGTGCAAACGCCAAAGGGCGGCCGAGCCCACCACACCGGCCTGCCCCTTAAGCTTGCCCATCACAATTTTGGCACACTCAGCCGCAACCCCCATGGCCCGCTTATCAATCGTGCGCTTCGTTTCCGGTAAAAAGAATTTCGAGGCCCCTGCCACTCCGCCCGCAAGCACAATACAATCCGGGTTGAGCAGATTGATTAAGCCCGCAAGCCCCACACCCAAAAAGAACCCGATTTCGGCCCAGACTTCCAGGGCCAAGGGATCTCCCAAAGCAGCGGCTTCACTCAGATGCTCCGGAGTCAGGTTATCCAGATTTCCCGCAGTCAATCTCTGGAGTGTGACGCTCAGCCCCTTCTTGCGCACTTTATCCTTGGCCCGCGCCACAATACGGCTGTTGCCTATAAAAGCCTCCAGATTTCCCGCCACCCCGCTGGCCGTCTTGGGCCCGGTAAAGGCAATGGGCGTGTGACCGAACTCTCCGGCCGCGCCTGAGGAGCCCCGGTACAAAGTTCCGTTAAGAATAAGTCCTGCACCCACTCCGGTGCCCAAGGTCACACACACCGCGGAATGCGCCCCCTTGGCCGCCCCATAAAGCCAT
It encodes:
- a CDS encoding cyclic nucleotide-binding domain-containing protein; its protein translation is MQVDRLKKIPLFCDLSDEDLALLASVAIEQSLNSGEAVFQQGDTPDGLYVVLSGNVQIEHESLFSTERVSTLLLSDGDFFGEMALFDSGVRSATARAVEGAVLLKIDRGVFQNLVSEHPATAGKLILPLMQAIVPRMRQTNRHIVALFEAGRALGGQEDLDALLKRLLEILSEATHADLGVIYLSNPISESLDPAAAISVPRDQLQSLSQREEKWVPVHVSAHGKPLLIADSSTDERCQVLNTLRYEPGSLILVPLPSAQGVLGVIEMGRSSGTFSPNDLNLVDCVAHQVGQALQSIRLQQDEEGRERLKRQRYSF
- a CDS encoding type IV pilus twitching motility protein PilT, with translation MDIDKILTQAAQMGASDVHLFVGRPPVLRLSGGLKSLEGYEVLTPEVCEQLAFSLLSEKQIESFKRELEMDSSYTVPGVSRFRVNIYMDNNGIGAALRLIPSVIPTPKDIDLPESVMALTHHRNGLVLVTGPTGSGKSTTLAAMIDSINSSRDCHIMTVEDPIEFVYEHKMAVVNQREVESHTNNFGQALKHFLRQDPDVLLVGEMRDLETIASTITLAETGHLVFATLHTVDAPQTVDRVIDVFPPYQQQQIRAMLGGTLRGVVSQQLIPRADGKGRVAAREIMIVTPAVANLIREGKTHQIYSALQTGRAMGMVTMDAAVEKYLESGAITAEAAKAAMSH
- a CDS encoding LPS-assembly protein LptD, whose product is MIRTRLLSATFRALFILLCACPVSFDAQAEEESANAVVVEGDQVEFLAQENRVIGEGNIRVTYEDVVLTCDRVIVFNDSRDALAQGSVKIRQDVQVLEGRLAHYNFRTKKGTLLEAGFKAEAAPVWWYGKADTIDKTSLNELFAENGYLTSCSLAEPHYRIAAKKFWILSGDQVRASNVVMYLGSIPVVYLPWWNYSLRDDRPKISVAPGKDSEWGAFVKTATRYELTQQSKGYINNDYFENRGWGKGFDHYYQTGNYGDGKFRLYHLYERRPDRPEGHSAENERWRVQARHQWDIDEDSEVTVEFHRQSDSLFLRDYYEREEYELESDPLSYVSWVSNKPNQTTSLLVQKRLNRFQSQVEYLPEFTHRLNNFPIGDNVQMPGKLGHGQFYWTSNSSATSATRKYASPSDLDLDHARVDTHQQLSYSSKLAGWLQVTPRAGVQQTMYSKDVSGDETKVRGAFDTGMDLSTRFFRIFDVSTNKYGLDINRLRHVIAPSVDYSYRHSPTILPRKIQQIDGVDSLARLNTMTFRLENKLQTKRRRKFDPFMGKAYAPQEGPESVFYRRRSEETNTFGLDSQEDELEVTLEEEDQLTNVDLVRFVLSIPYFFAKEDGSEFGNLFADLEIEPYPWLLFETDARYNTDTRDVDTVNVDVVARPTESRKLNLGVGHRYVKNQNTQLTSQISFPLGEKWWLGAYQRFDFKRIESGKKEINDLVEQEYSIMRDLHCWTVEVNYNVTRERGESVWFVFRLKGYSEAPLLFETSYHEPKFGSQTPP
- the fsa gene encoding fructose-6-phosphate aldolase: MKIFLDTANVEEIRKGADWGIVDGVTTNPSLVAREGRDFGEVLREICGIVDGPISAEAVSLDAGGMIQEGRELSKIHKNVVVKIPLIAEGLKATKQLSGEGIAVNVTLCFSPTQALLAAKAGATYISPFIGRLDDISQNGMELIEQIRIIYDNYDFDTQILAASIRHPLHVLDCALAGADVATIPWKVLEALVKHPLTEIGVEKFLKDWEKVPKAQVGSATRR
- a CDS encoding ROK family protein; the encoded protein is MTPENRPDQSLVAGIDLGGTQIKMGLVDQEGHVIVNGRFDTAREAGPEGFIQKAVDKLQRMTEKLGLQVDALEGIGIGIPGPVDFDSGIVDSCMNLPGWNGFPLKTALESRLGLSVAVDNDANNITLGEWLYGAAKGAHSAVCVTLGTGVGAGLILNGTLYRGSSGAAGEFGHTPIAFTGPKTASGVAGNLEAFIGNSRIVARAKDKVRKKGLSVTLQRLTAGNLDNLTPEHLSEAAALGDPLALEVWAEIGFFLGVGLAGLINLLNPDCIVLAGGVAGASKFFLPETKRTIDKRAMGVAAECAKIVMGKLKGQAGVVGSAALWRLHGDGSKGE